A single genomic interval of Xyrauchen texanus isolate HMW12.3.18 chromosome 48, RBS_HiC_50CHRs, whole genome shotgun sequence harbors:
- the lonp1 gene encoding lon protease homolog, mitochondrial: protein MAAYMRMWRSCRQASKSMSAASAAGPVTIRTGLHALYPRNPLSSSASIHIQRSYSQISSRTVLCNARTTASMVTDRWNRVTGGAVGSGTFMSDCQRRFLFGSKGSGFSGEDGAENSSGSAGDESGGDEGPYTPPQMTALTPMLVPEVFPNVPLIAVNRNPVFPRFIKIIEVKNKQLMDLLRRKVRLAQPYAGVFLKKDDNNETDVVESLDAVYHTGTFVQIHEMQDLGDKLRMIVMGHRRIRINKQLDVEPDEPVSLDTEGEAVQSKAPRRKQKRSRKDSAPLAEMLEEKVRETEFTVEAVPLPSILMVEVDNVVHEEFQVTEEVKALTAEIVKTIREIISLNPLYRESVLQMMQAGQRVVDNPIYLSDMGAALTGAESHELQDVLEETNIPKRLYKALSLLKKEYELSKLQQRLGREVEEKIKLTHRKYLLQEQLKIIKKELGLEKEDKDAIEEKFRERLKDRTVPQHIMEVINEELNKLGLLDNHSSEFNVTRNYLDWLTSMPWGTNSVENLKLSQAKEVLEEDHYGMDDVKKRILEFIAVSQLRGSTQGKILCFYGPPGVGKTSIARSIARALNREYFRFSVGGMTDVAEIKGHRRTYVGAMPGKIIQCLKKTKTENPLVLIDEVDKIGRGYQGDPSSALLELLDPEQNANFLDHYLDVPVDLSKVLFICTANVLDTIPEPLRDRMEMINISGYVAQEKLAIAERYLVPQLRALCGLDDKKVNITSEAVSVLIRQYCRESGVRNLQKQVEKVFRKVAFRIVSGEETAVNVTSDNLQDYVGKPVFTVDRMYDVTPPGVVMGLAWTSMGGSTLFIETSLRRPREPQGKDGLKDGTLEVTGQLGDVMKESAKIAYTFARSLLMKEQPDNDILVGSHIHLHVPEGATPKDGPSAGCTIVTALLSLATNTPARQNLAMTGEVSLTGKILPVGGIKEKTIAAKRAGVTCIILPAENKKDFSDLAEYIREGLEVHFVEHYSEIYKIVFSGQ from the exons ATGGCGGCGTACATGAGAATGTGGAGATCATGCAGACAAGCTTCCAAGAGCATGAGCGCTGCCTCTGCAGCCGGTCCCGTCACGATCAGAACCGGACTACACGCGTTGTACCCGCGGAATCCGCTGAGCAGTAGCGCCTCCATCCACATCCAGCGCTCTTATTCCCAAATCTCCAGCAGAACAGTATTATGCAATGCCAGGACCACAGCATCTATGGTGACTGACAGGTGGAACCGGGTCACGGGTGGTGCTGTCGGGTCCGGGACTTTCATGAGCGACTGTCAGAGGAGGTTTCTGTTCGGCAGTAAGGGCAGCGGGTTTTCTGGAGAGGATGGAGCCGAGAACAGCAGCGGGTCTGCGGGGGATGAGTCTGGAGGTGATGAAGGTCCTTACACTCCTCCTCAGATGACAGCACTCACCCCTATGCTCGTGCCTGAGGTGTTCCCGAATGTACCTCTAATAGCTGTCAACAGAAACCCAGTGTTTCCAAGATTCATCAAAATCATTGAG GTTAAAAATAAGCAGCTCATGGACCTGTTAAGAAGAAAAGTGCGTCTTGCTCAGCCATATGCTGGTGTCTTTTTGAAGAAAGATGACAA TAATGAGACCGATGTCGTAGAGAGTCTGGACGCCGTATATCACACTGGAACATTTGTACAGATCCATGAAATGCAAGACCTCGGAGACAAACTTCGTATGATCGTGATGGGACACAGAAG AATTCGTATCAATAAACAGTTGGATGTGGAGCCGGACGAGCCCGTATCCCTAGACACCGAAGGTGAAGCTGTGCAGTCGAAAGCTCCACGACGAAAACAGAAGCGATCTCGTAAGGATTCGGCACCGCTAGCTGAGATGTTGGAGGAGAAGGTGCGTGAGACGGAGTTTACGGTGGAGGCGGTGCCTCTGCCCTCAATCCTCATGGTGGAGGTGGACAACGTCGTCCATGAAGAATTCCAGGTTACAGAGGAAGTCAAG GCCCTGACTGCTGAGATCGTCAAGACTATTCGTGAGATTATATCTTTGAATCCTCtgtacag AGAGTCTGTGCTTCAGATGATGCAGGCGGGTCAGAGAGTTGTTGATAACCCAATATACCTAAGTGACATGGGGGCCGCTCTGACTGGGGCAGAATCGCATGAGTTACAGGACGTTCTGGAAGAAACGAAC ATTCCCAAACGTCTCTACAAAGCTCTTTCTCTGCTTAAGAAAGAGTATGAACTGAGTAAACTACAGCAGCGTCTTGGAAGGGAG GTTGAGGAGAAGATCAAGCTGACACACAGGAAGTATCTACTCCAGGAGCAGCTGAAGATCATTAAGAAAGAACTCGGGCTAGAGAAGGAAGACAAAGACGCTATTGAGGAGAAGTTCAGAGAGAGACTGAAGGATCGCACCGTTCCTCAGCACATTATGGAAGTTATTAACGAGGAGCTCAACAAACTGGGGCTGTTAGATAATCATTCCTCTGAGTTCAA TGTTACACGGAACTACTTGGATTGGCTGACCTCCATGCCATGGGGCACCAACAGTGTGGAAAATCTAAAGCTGAGCCAAGCCAAAGAGGTCTTGGAAGAAGACCACTATGGAATGGACGATGTCAAGAAACGCATTTTG GAGTTTATAGCAGTAAGTCAGCTGAGAGGCAGCACACAAGGAAAGATCTTGTGTTTCTATGGCCCTCCTGGTGTTGGCAAGACCAGTATCGCCCGTTCAATTGCCAGAGCACTTAACCGTGAATACTTCCGCTTTAGTGTGGGTGGTATGACAGATGTGGCTGAAATTAAAGGCCACAG GAGAACGTATGTTGGCGCAATGCCAGGAAAGATAATCCAgtgtttaaagaaaacaaagactGAAAACCCATTGGTACTTATTGATGAG GTTGACAAAATCGGTCGAGGTTACCAGGGCGACCCATCCTCTGCTCTGCTAGAGCTTTTAGATCCAGAACAGAATGCCAACTTTTTAGATCACTACCTGGATGTGCCTGTTGACCTGTCCAAG GTTCTTTTCATTTGTACCGCCAATGTTCTCGACACGATTCCTGAACCCTTGAGAGACCGAATGGAAATGATCAACATATCGGGCTACGTCGCTCAGGAGAAACTGGCCATCGCAGAG AGATACTTGGTACCACAACTGCGAGCCTTATGTGGCTTGGATGACAAGAAGGTTAACATCACCTCTGAGGCTGTGAGTGTACTCATTAGACAGTACTGCAGGGAGAGCGGCGTCAGAAACCTTCAGAAGCAGGTTGAGAAG GTGTTCCGGAAAGTAGCATTCCGCATTGTCAGTGGTGAGGAAACCGCAGTCAATGTCACCTCTGACAACCTTCAGGATTATGTTGGAAAGCCTGTCTTCACCGTGGACCGAATGTATGATGTCACACCGCCAGGAGTCGTCATGGGCCTGGCATGGACATCCATGG GTGGCTCGACGCTCTTCATAGAGACATCTCTAAGGCGCCCAAGAGAACCCCAGGGTAAAGATGGTCTCAAAGATGGAACACTGGAGGTCACGGGGCAACTGGGAGACGTGATGAAGGAAAGCGCTAAGATCGCATATACGTTTGCCCGCTCTTTACTCATGAAGGAGCAACCAGACAACGATATCCTCGTAGGGTCCCATATACACCTCCACGTGCCCGAG GGTGCAACTCCAAAAGACGGACCAAGTGCTGGCTGCACAATCGTCACGGCTCTACTCTCCCTGGCCACGAACACACCAGCACGCCAGAACTTGGCCATGACGGGAGAAGTGTCCCTGACCGGGAAAATCTTGCCTGTTGGTGGAATCAAGGAAAAGACCATTGCT GCCAAGAGAGCTGGTGTAACCTGCATCATCCTGCCGgcagaaaacaaaaaagacttCTCAGACCTTGCGGAGTACATCAGAGAAGGGTTGGAAGTGCATTTTGTGGAACATTACAGCGAGATCTACAAAATCGTTTTCTCTGGACAGTAA